From the Cyanobium sp. M30B3 genome, the window CTGGGACGCTTCCATCCCGGCTGCGTGCGGTTGGCCCCGCCCCTGCCGGGGGATCCCTGGTGGCCATCCACCAGCCCCAGCTGCTGCCTGCGGGCTGAGCTGGATGCCAGCCACCCCTACCCCATGGAGCTGGATCTACCGCCTTGGGTGATCACTGGCGCGCAGGACCTGCAGCGCTGGTTGTTCTCCTGGGGAGCAGGGCTGAGCATTGAGGCGCCGGCGGCATTGCAGGGGGAGCGGTTGCGCTGGCTGGCGGCCCAGCAGCCGGCCAAGGTTGAACAGTTCCGCGCGCAGGTTCAATTCAACGCGCTGGTGAGAGATCCACCCGCGAAGCAAAGCAAACGCCAGCGGATTCGCAAACGCATCGGCCCATCTGCGTCCAACCGCGGCAGATCGCAGTGAGCCGCTGGAGGGGTGTAGTCGCCTGCAGCATCCTGCTGCGGCAACAGCCGTTCTGCCTGTCTGATCCATGTGCATTGGACGAGCAGATTGAGCGGCTATTGCATAGGATGGAATGAATCAATGCTTCTCCTTCCATGCTCACCGGATCCGATCTGCTCGCCAAGGTCAAGGAGCTCGGCGATGCCTCCAAGTCCGAACTGGTGCGCCAGTGCGGCTACGTGAGCACCAAAAAGGACGGCAGCGAGCGCCTCAACTTCACCGCCTTCTATGAAGCGCTGCTGGAGGCCAAGGGGATGTCCCTGGGTGAAGGCGGCAAGGACCGCGGCAAGGCCGGCCGCGGGCTGAGCTACATGGCCAAGGTGCACTTCAACGGCAACCTGATGGTCGGCAAGGCCTACACCGACCAGCTGGGGCTCAAACCCGGCGATGAGTTCGAGATCAAACTCGGCCGCAAGCAGATCCAGCTGCTGCCGCTGGGTTCCACAGAAGAGGAGGAGGCTGCGGCCGCGTGATCGTTTGTTGCGCACAGCTGCGCTTCCCGTACACCCAGCTGCACCTTGGAGCCAGGCGTCAGCGCCCTCGACGCCCATCAGAGCCCCGTCTGGCAGTTCGCGGCGGCTCCGGAGAACCCCCGCCCGCAGCGGGGGTTCTCTGTTGGCAGGGCCCAGGGAAATCCAGGAGCGGGCTGGTTCAGCTGGGGAGCTCGCAGAGAAGGCGTCAGGTAGCCCAGTTGCCATCGCCGGTGGCCACATCCACCCCGATCAGCTGGGCTGGATGGTGGGCATCGGCCAGGGGCTCCACCCAGGCAATCGCATCAGCAATCGCCTCATCGAGGCTGCCGTACTGGCCATCAAGCTGGCGGTGTGGTTCACAGCCGCTGTCGATCAGGCGGTAGCGGGTGAGCACGGCCTGACTGCTGAAACGCTGCATCGTCCTTCCTTCTGGGAGAACACCCTCGGCGGTTCGGCGGGATGGGTCTGTAGCAGCGTGAACATTGCAATCAGTCTTCACGGGGGTGGTGCCAGGCAGCGATCACTGATCAGCTGAGCCCCACGTACACCGGCTGGAACCACTGCATCCGCCGGTTCTGACGCTTCTCGCCATGCAGCACGGTGTGCCAATGGCCCCGGCGCCAGTGGGGTCGGCGCGAGGCGCTGCTGCTGGCACCAGCCGTGGTCCCTTCTGATGGGGCCCTGGGGGTGCGATCGAGCCGGAAGTCCTTGCCAATCCACACCGGGCCCTGGGGCGTGACGGCGCCGGGGTCGTCCGCACTGCCAGGCCGGGTGGCTCAGATCTTTCACGGTGGGCTGGCGCTCGCCGATCTGCTGGAATCTTAAAAGGAATGATCCTGCTGGCAGCAACAGCATCACACCACCAAGCAAAGTTCTGCATCAGAAGAAACGCGCTGACCACAACTCAGCGGAATCTATAGTTATCTCGTTGCATCGCGCTCTCTTCCCATGAGCAAGCCAGCAATGGCCACACGAATATTTGCCATCACCTCACTTGTAACGGCACTGGCAATGCCGACGATGGCCGCCACCAGGATTCGATTCGCCCAAGGCAGCTACTGCGGCTCCTACTCTGGAAACTTTTCGGGTGGCAGGGAGTTTGTTCTAGGTCTGGCGCGCGGCCAGACATTGACCACGCAGAACACCGGCAGCGGCAATCAGTACAGCATTGTGGTCAACGGACCCACCGGGCGTATCAACGCAAGAAAGACTTCGAACTCGTCGCTTTCATTCAGCATACCCACTACGGGTGACTACTACATCTACATGCGCTCCACCTCACCGTATAACTCCGTGGAATTCTGTGCTTATTGACCCAGAATCACGGAGCTTCAACAACAATCCCATTGCCTGTCTGCATCGCCGCGGAAGCACAACGCGAATTCAGCAACTACGGCGGGATAGATTGAGTGAATCCGACGGCACTGCATGAATGATCGGCAACTGGGAGAGCGGCTTGCGGATGCCATCGGCCCGGCCAGCCAGGTGGCCCCGGGGCAGGTTGTCGCAGTACTGCTCGATCTGATCGGCTCCGATCTGAGCCTGCTGGCACCCTTGAAGGATCTGGTGAGTCGCCCCGGCTTCAAGTCGCTGACAGGCCAGCGGAATGGCGGGTGAGGTAGCTGGTGCCATCGAGGGTCAGGCCCACGCAGCTGATGCCGTTGATTCGCTGGGCCTCAGCCGGCAACCAGTCGGCCATCGCCCGCAGGTCGGCCACGATCACCACCGGGATCGGCACCCCGTCTTCTGTGAACAGGGCGCCATCGGGGAGCATCAGCCGGAAGCAGGGCAGCACCTGCGGCAGCTCGTCGTCCAGGCGGGGGGACGGTGTACGGCGGAAGGCTTCCGCCAGCTCTGGCGCCAGGAAGCGGGGCGGGGCCTCCAGGAGCCGCGCCCAGCGGCAGGTGGTGGCGGCCCAGAAGCCGATTGGATCGGCCAGCTCGCTCATCACATCCGCGCCGGCCTCGATCAGGGCGGCGTAGGCCAGGTGATTGGCCCAGTGCTGAAAACCCCGCGGCGAGCGGTAGCGGTGCTGCTCCTGCTGGATGTAAGGGTCCTGGCGGCGCAGTTCGGTGATCACCGTGCCGATCGGCGGCAGCTCCGCCTGGCTGGCGCGGATCGATTCAGGCGTCAGCCGGCTCATCAGCGTGAATCAGCAGTGCCGGTTGCAGATCCTCGCCATCCTCGCTGGATGGCGGATGCTGGGACCATCACCCAAGGAGAGCCACCGCCGTGCCCGGATTCCACATCACCACTGCCCACCCGCTCGAAACGGATCAGCTGTTTGGTGTCGACGTGGATCATGTCGCCGGGGCGCTCCCACTGGTAGCGCTGCACTGGCTTCCTGGGCTCCAGATTCCTGAGCCGGCCAAGCCCCAGGGCGTTCATCACCCTCCCGACAGTGGCGAGGGGCGCCTTCAGTGCCTTGGCGATTCGGCGGAGCGTGCAGCGCTGGGCGGTGATCCACGGCCTGCTGCAGTTGCTGCGGATCGAGCGTCCGCCGCTGGCTACGGCTAACACTCCGGCGATCCGCCAGAGAGGCTGGACCACCTGAGCGGTAACGAGCCAGGCAGCGGGAGGCGCAGCGCAGGCTGATGCCGTTCTCTGCGGCCAGCTCCTTCAGGCTGCGGCCGTGCTCCAGATGCTGGGTCACGAGCCTCATGCGGCCTCTCTGGGTCAGACGGGCATTCGGGTGGCTATGCATGGGGGCGTGAGGTCGAGATTGGTGGGTCGCACGTCAACCCGTAGCGGCCTCAAGCCCCCTTGTCATTGGAGCCGGTAAACTCGTCTCTATGACCACCTGATCCGTGTCCACGGATACAAGGGAAGCCCATAGATCAGCCTTGAAGCGGAGAGGCGAACTGATGACCTTCTCTCTTCTGACTGAGCCCTGGTTGCCCCTGCTCGCCACCACGGGCCAGCACCAGCAGGCCTCCTTACGCGATGCACTACTCAAACCGGGCCGCTGGGCCGGGCTTGACGCAGTACATCCCCTGCAGTGCCTAGCGATCTACCGCCTGCTCCTGGCCATCTGCCACCGGGCGATCGGCCCAGGCACCTTTGACGACCGGCTGGAGCTCCTCGATACCTGGCCGGCAAATCGGATCGATGCCTATCTGCAGCAATGGGCTGACCGCTTCGATCTGTTCGGCAGCGATCGGCCCTTCATGCAGCACCCGATCGCCCCCCGGGCCGGGAAGAAGGAGCCCGGCTCTAAGGAACCAGCCTCGCTGGCCAGCCTGCAGATTGAGCGCTCCAGCGGCAACAACCGCACCCTCTGGGACCGCAGCCTGGACTCCACTCCACTGCGACTCACCCCTGCTGGGCAGGCCATCACCTTGATCACTGCACAGCAGTTCTCAGGCAGCGGAACTGTCCAGGGCTTCAGAACCAGCGGCAGCTACGGGCTCGCCAGCAACCTTCAGCTGGTGATGCCCGTAGGCGCTGACCTCCAGCAGACCCTTGCGCTCAACCTGGTCCTCCAGAGCGAGGAGGAGCACAAGCTCGATCTCCCCTGTTGGGAACGGGAGCTCCTGAGTGAGAAGGAGCTGCGCGGCAACCCAGTACGTGTCCCTGCCGGTCCTGCAGACCGTTACACCTATGGCGTGCGCACCTTCTTACTGAGGGAGGACGGCCTAGTTCACATCGCAGAAGGCGAGATCCCTGGGGCATCCCCAGTGGTGGATCCGATGTCGGCCGTGGTGCAGGGATCTAAGGGGCCGATGTCCTTGATGCTGCGCACTGATCGGACATTGTGGCGGGATGCCACCGCCCTGCTCGGCGGCGACTGCTCCGACCCCCCTGCAGTGCTCAAGCACGCCGCTGAGCTGATGAGGTGGGTAGATCATTACGAGCCTCTCGAACTCCTTGCCGGAGGGCTGGTAGTAGACAAAGGTAAGGGTGTTGTCTGGCGCCTGGAGCAGCGCCACCTGGCCCCCGCTCTGGTGGGCAATTCCGAAGCGCAGGCCGTGGTCGAAACCCTGGTTGAGCACGCCAGCGTCACCTCAAAGGCCTTGTTCGGCGCCACCTCATCTCTCTGCCGCCATTGGCTGGATCAGGGCAGTGTCGCGGGAGCGGATCCCAAGGTTGTGGCGGGCCTGCGCAGCAGCCTCAAGGCCGATGCCCTGTTCTGGGGATCATTGGAGACTGAGTTCTGGGGTGCCTTGCACGCCCTGGGCGATGGCGCCACGGGCGATGCCGTACTGGAGGGCTGGCGTCAGACGCTCCGCCTCACAGTGCGGATGGTCTGGGACCACTGCTGCCGCCAGATCGGCGACGACGGCCGGGCGCTGCGGGCCCAGGGCAAAGCCAGCCACGCTCTCGGGAGTGTGATGGCCGGGTTGGCTACGCCGGAGACAGTGGCGTAAAGATGAACGCCCCACACGAGTGGGGATGGGCCCCACCTATAGATCCTGCGCGGCTGCACGCTTCCGCATCTGCACCCACCCCACAACGGTGGAGATTCCACTGCCGCTCTTTTGCTACTACCCTCCAAAGGTCGAAAAGCGCCTGTCCGATAGCCGCTCCCTCCGATGGATTCCTCCTCCTTCTTTTCGGCCCTGGAGCGCAAGGCCAGCACCGATTCCAGTGTTGTAGCCACGCTCCGGCGCTGCATGACCGCTGATCGGCCAGAGCTTCATGCACCGGCCTTTCCCTTAGTCGAACCGCTGCTGCGCGGTGAGCCTGCCTACACCAGGCCCATGGCCTACCTCGCTGCCGGTTGCTGGGCCTCTGCCGTTCGGCAAGGTCGGGGCAAACCTGTGGCTTTGCCTGAGGCGCTGCGCCAGCTGGCCAAGTCAGCTCAGGGGACTGAGCGCCGCTTCGTGCAACTTCTCGATTCAGACGCCGACGAACTTGCCTGGCGTCTGCGCCAGATCATCCAGCTGGTCGCAAGCCAAGGCGTCACTCTCGACTGGCCGGCCCTGCTCGATGACCTTCAGCGCTGGGGATCGCCATATCGCAGCGTCCAGACCCGCTGGGGCCGCATCTTCTGGGGTTCAGCCACTGACCAAGACACCTCAGCCACCTGACCAAGCCCCTCGACCGAGACCTTCCCGTGACCACCTACATCGACATCAACATTCTCCAGAACGTCGCCCCTGGTTGCCTCAACCGGGACGACGTTGGAGCCCCAAGACTGCGATGTTCGGTGGTACACGCCGCGCCCGCATCTCCTCTCAGTGCCTCAAGCGCGCCCAGCGCAAGGCCTTCGCTCAGATGGGCTTGCTTGACGAGGAAGAGCTGGGCACCCGCACCAACCGCATCGTCTCCCACATCGAAACAGCCCTCGCAGAACGGGGACTGGAGGACACCAGAGAAGCCATCACAGCTGCCCTCAACCTCGCAGGTCTGAAGGTCAAAGAGAAGAAGGCCAAAGCCGACGGTTCCGACGGTGGCGTTCAGACCGAGTACCTGCTTTTCCTCGGCAATACCGCCATCTCTGAGCTGATCGAGGTGATCGCCGAGCACCACGAAGCTTTGGCCTCAGGCAAAGCACCGGCAAGTGTGAAGAAGGCCGTGCAGGGCTGCATCGGCGCCAACTCCGTTGATGTGGCGATGTTCGGCCGCATGATTGCCGACGACAAGGAGCTGAGCACCGACGCCGCCATTCAAGTGGCGCACTCCCTCTCCACCCATGCTGTGCAGCGGGAATCGGACTTCTTCACTGCCGTGGATGACCTGGCACCCGCCGATGAAGCCGTTTCGGGAATGCTCAGTTCGGTGGAGTTCAACTCCGCCTGCCACTACCGCTTCGCCAGCATCAACTTCGACCTGCTGGAGGCCAATCTGAACGGTGATCGTGAGCTGGCCCTCAAGGGCGTCCGCGCCTACATCCGCGCCGCGGTGATGGCGATCCCCACTGGGAAACAAAACACCTTCGCTGCCCACAATCTGCCCGAGTTCGTGGCGATCGGCGTCCACAACTCCCAGCCCATCTCCCTGGCCAACGCTTTCCAGCGCTCTGTCGGGGCTGGCGAGCTCCGGGACGGCCTGGTGCACGCAAGCGTCCAGCGCCTTGAGGAGCATGCCGGCACCCTCTGTTCGGCCTATGGGCTGGAAATTGGTCTGCGGGCACTTGACCTCACCGGCGCCTGGACTGGCGAAAGCGCGGCGAATCTCGACGCCCTGGTGGAGAGCGTGATCGCGGAGCTGGGCTGATGGCCACGCTCCTTATCCCTTTGGTCGGCCCCCTGCAGAGCTGGGGCCTTGATTCGAGGTTTGACCTACGTCTCACCGCCCAGGAACCATCGTTCTCTGGAGTGCTCGGGCTGGTCTGCGCTGCCCTTGGCAGGGACCGCTCCGAGCCCGTCAATGACCTCGCCTCACTGAACTTCGGAGTCCGCGCCGATGCGGAGGGAGACCTGCTGCGGGATTACCACACCGTCCAGGACTGCATTACAGCCTCCGGCTCGACGGGCGGAACCGCCGTTACCACCCGCTGGTATCTGGCGGATGCCGCCTTCACCGCCGCTCTGGAGGGTCCGGAGGATCTGCTGGCTCGGATCCACACCGCCCTGCGCAACCCCGTCTGGGGCCTAGCACTGGGGCGGAAGGCATGCCTCCCAACAGTGCCGATGGCGGCCGGTGGGTTGGTTGAGGCTGGGCTGAAGGATGCCCTGGTCGCCGCCCCCCTGCTGGCAGGAGCCCCTGGTGATCGCCGCATCGTCGTCACCGACCCCATCGGCCCTCAATCAAGGCCGGATGTCCCCGTAGCTCCGTTCGCGGAACGCCGGTTCGGGATGCGACGGGTTAGGACCAGCAGCGTGGCGGTGGGCCTTGAGACTTCGGTTGCCCTTGGTACGTGAGATCCCTGTTTTTACGATGTCTTGCCCCCTCAAAGATGGGGATGCTTTTGGTAGAGCGTCATTTTGACGAGACCTAACCAGTCCCCTCCATGTACCTCTCTCGTTTGACGTTCAACCTGGCCTCTGCTGCGGTCCGCCGGGATCTGAGCGATGCCTATGAAACCCATCGCACTCTCACACGTCTGGTGAGTGAGGGCCCTGAGGCTCAGCCCAGAAAGTTTCTCTGGCGCCAGGAGCGGGCCGACTCAGGGGAGGCACCGATCTTGCTGATGCAGTCGGAGGTCAAACCGCAGTTCGAAAACCTCCCCGATGGCTATGTGCTCGATGCCACCACCAAGGAGTGGAACCCCGTTGTTCCAGAAGGGATGCTGCTCACCTTCCGAGTCAGGGCCAATCCCTGCGTGAAGCGGAATGGGAAACGCGTGGCGCTGCGCCGCCTGGAGGAGCAGCTGGTCTGGATGCAGCGCCAGGCCACTGTGAACCTGGGCCTGGAGCTGGTGCAGTGCGGCGTCACCGGCACCGGGGAGATCCGCTCTACCCGCCGCGCCGGAAGCCAGATCGTGGCCACCGCTGCCCAGTTCGAGGGTGTCGCTCGCGCCGCTGACCCCGAGCGCCTCGCCGCCGGTATCCGCATGGGCATCGGTCACACCCGCCTGCTGGGCCTGGGCCTGGTCTCCATCGCGCGCGTGCGCTGATGGCCCTGACCAGCTCGGTCCTGTGGGCGAAAAGTTCCGATCGCTGCGCCGGTGCATCGGGTGATGGCTATCCGCTGCCCCAGCACCTTCTGGACGTGGCGGCGGTGGCGATGGAGCTGCAGGCCGCTGTGCCCTGCCCTGGTGGCATGGATCGGGCGTGGGCCTCGGCCTTGGCCGGCTGCCACGATCTGGGGAAAGCCAGCCCCGGCTTCCAGCGCTTGCTCGGGCGGGCGGCGGTGCCCGGCTTTGACATGCCGATCGGCCCTGACCGGCATGACGCCATGACGGTGCCGATCCTCAGTGCCCGGCTGCAGGGCCTGGGCCTGGGCCGGATCTCGGCCAAGGCCTTTGCCGATGCAGTCGGTGCTCACCACGGCAGCGTCGTGGCCAGCACGGAGGTGATGAAGGCCGGCAGCTGGGCTACACGCTGCAGCCCGGCTTGGCGCAACGCCCACGATGAGCTGTTCCAGATCCTGCTCACCAGCACCGGTGCCGCAGGCCTGCCCCCGGATCTCGATCCAGCCCAGCTCCGCTGGCTGATGGGCCTCACCACCGTCGCGGACTGGATCGGATCCAGCGATGCCCTCTGCCGGGCCGATCGCCTGGGGGAGGCCTTCGAGCCGCAGGACTGGTTCGAACACGGCCGCATCCTGGCCCGGGCGGCCCTGATCGGCATCGGCCTGGCCGGTGGTGGTCTGCAATCCGTGCCCAGCGGGCGCAGTGCCCTGGCCCTGGCCCTGGACGGCTGGGCACCCCGTCCCCTCCAGCTGTGCGTCGCCGACGTGCTCGATGACTTCGGCGATGAGCCAGGCCTGATCGTCATCGAAGCCCCCATGGGGGAAGGGAAAACCGAGGCGGGCTTGGGTTGCGGCGTGCCCCTGGGCTCCGGCTGCGGCCGTGGCCGCGGCATCTACATGGCGATGCCCACCCAGGCCACCAGCAACGCCCTCTACGGACGCGTCGCCCGCTTCCTTGATCGAGCCAGCGCCGGCCGCAGCGAGTTGGCCCTGGCCCACGGTGCCGGTGGGCCCTGGGCTGCGCAGGCCAAGCTGCGGGAGATCGGCCTAGGCACGCCAGACTCCTCCGTGCAGGCCGCCTGGTGGTTCAAGGGATCCAAGCGGGCACTGCTTGCCAGCAACGGCATCGGCACCGTGGATCAGGCCCTGATCGGCGTACTCAATGCCCGGCACAGCTTCGTCCGCCTGTTCGGGCTGGCCGGGCGGACAGTGATCTTCGACGAGCTCCATGCCTACGACTCCTACACGGGAGGCCTGATCGAGAGGTTGGCTAACTGGCTCCAGGGCCTGGGCTGCCGTGTGGTGCTGATGAGCGCCACGCTGCCGGCGGCGCGCCGGGATTCAATTCTTCAGGCCTGGGCCGGCGACGTGCCGGTGCCGGCCGCTGCCTATCCTCGCGTCACCTGGGCCCGGCCCGGGGCCGTGCAGGCCGTGGCCTTCCCCGCCGCCCGCCAGCAACAACTGGTGGTGGAGGGCATCGACGCCGATAACGTGGCGGCCCGGGCGGTGGCCATGGCCAAGCAGGGCGCCCGGGTGCTGCTTGTGGTGAATAAGGTGCGCCGTGCTCAAGAGCTGTATGGCCTCACCGCCGGCAGCGTGCCCTCCACGCTTTTCCACGCCCGCTTCCCAATGGACGAGCGGCTGGAGATCGAGCGGCGGGTGCTTCAGCAGTTCGGCCCGG encodes:
- a CDS encoding AbrB family transcriptional regulator gives rise to the protein MLTGSDLLAKVKELGDASKSELVRQCGYVSTKKDGSERLNFTAFYEALLEAKGMSLGEGGKDRGKAGRGLSYMAKVHFNGNLMVGKAYTDQLGLKPGDEFEIKLGRKQIQLLPLGSTEEEEAAAA
- the casA gene encoding type I-E CRISPR-associated protein Cse1/CasA, with the translated sequence MTFSLLTEPWLPLLATTGQHQQASLRDALLKPGRWAGLDAVHPLQCLAIYRLLLAICHRAIGPGTFDDRLELLDTWPANRIDAYLQQWADRFDLFGSDRPFMQHPIAPRAGKKEPGSKEPASLASLQIERSSGNNRTLWDRSLDSTPLRLTPAGQAITLITAQQFSGSGTVQGFRTSGSYGLASNLQLVMPVGADLQQTLALNLVLQSEEEHKLDLPCWERELLSEKELRGNPVRVPAGPADRYTYGVRTFLLREDGLVHIAEGEIPGASPVVDPMSAVVQGSKGPMSLMLRTDRTLWRDATALLGGDCSDPPAVLKHAAELMRWVDHYEPLELLAGGLVVDKGKGVVWRLEQRHLAPALVGNSEAQAVVETLVEHASVTSKALFGATSSLCRHWLDQGSVAGADPKVVAGLRSSLKADALFWGSLETEFWGALHALGDGATGDAVLEGWRQTLRLTVRMVWDHCCRQIGDDGRALRAQGKASHALGSVMAGLATPETVA
- the casB gene encoding type I-E CRISPR-associated protein Cse2/CasB, whose amino-acid sequence is MDSSSFFSALERKASTDSSVVATLRRCMTADRPELHAPAFPLVEPLLRGEPAYTRPMAYLAAGCWASAVRQGRGKPVALPEALRQLAKSAQGTERRFVQLLDSDADELAWRLRQIIQLVASQGVTLDWPALLDDLQRWGSPYRSVQTRWGRIFWGSATDQDTSAT
- the cas7e gene encoding type I-E CRISPR-associated protein Cas7/Cse4/CasC; protein product: MPQPGRRWSPKTAMFGGTRRARISSQCLKRAQRKAFAQMGLLDEEELGTRTNRIVSHIETALAERGLEDTREAITAALNLAGLKVKEKKAKADGSDGGVQTEYLLFLGNTAISELIEVIAEHHEALASGKAPASVKKAVQGCIGANSVDVAMFGRMIADDKELSTDAAIQVAHSLSTHAVQRESDFFTAVDDLAPADEAVSGMLSSVEFNSACHYRFASINFDLLEANLNGDRELALKGVRAYIRAAVMAIPTGKQNTFAAHNLPEFVAIGVHNSQPISLANAFQRSVGAGELRDGLVHASVQRLEEHAGTLCSAYGLEIGLRALDLTGAWTGESAANLDALVESVIAELG
- the cas5e gene encoding type I-E CRISPR-associated protein Cas5/CasD; its protein translation is MATLLIPLVGPLQSWGLDSRFDLRLTAQEPSFSGVLGLVCAALGRDRSEPVNDLASLNFGVRADAEGDLLRDYHTVQDCITASGSTGGTAVTTRWYLADAAFTAALEGPEDLLARIHTALRNPVWGLALGRKACLPTVPMAAGGLVEAGLKDALVAAPLLAGAPGDRRIVVTDPIGPQSRPDVPVAPFAERRFGMRRVRTSSVAVGLETSVALGT
- the cas6e gene encoding type I-E CRISPR-associated protein Cas6/Cse3/CasE codes for the protein MYLSRLTFNLASAAVRRDLSDAYETHRTLTRLVSEGPEAQPRKFLWRQERADSGEAPILLMQSEVKPQFENLPDGYVLDATTKEWNPVVPEGMLLTFRVRANPCVKRNGKRVALRRLEEQLVWMQRQATVNLGLELVQCGVTGTGEIRSTRRAGSQIVATAAQFEGVARAADPERLAAGIRMGIGHTRLLGLGLVSIARVR
- the cas3 gene encoding CRISPR-associated helicase Cas3', with translation MALTSSVLWAKSSDRCAGASGDGYPLPQHLLDVAAVAMELQAAVPCPGGMDRAWASALAGCHDLGKASPGFQRLLGRAAVPGFDMPIGPDRHDAMTVPILSARLQGLGLGRISAKAFADAVGAHHGSVVASTEVMKAGSWATRCSPAWRNAHDELFQILLTSTGAAGLPPDLDPAQLRWLMGLTTVADWIGSSDALCRADRLGEAFEPQDWFEHGRILARAALIGIGLAGGGLQSVPSGRSALALALDGWAPRPLQLCVADVLDDFGDEPGLIVIEAPMGEGKTEAGLGCGVPLGSGCGRGRGIYMAMPTQATSNALYGRVARFLDRASAGRSELALAHGAGGPWAAQAKLREIGLGTPDSSVQAAWWFKGSKRALLASNGIGTVDQALIGVLNARHSFVRLFGLAGRTVIFDELHAYDSYTGGLIERLANWLQGLGCRVVLMSATLPAARRDSILQAWAGDVPVPAAAYPRVTWARPGAVQAVAFPAARQQQLVVEGIDADNVAARAVAMAKQGARVLLVVNKVRRAQELYGLTAGSVPSTLFHARFPMDERLEIERRVLQQFGPGGSCTGGHVLVATQVAEQSLDIDMDVLITDMAPVDLVMQRAGRIHRHDRARPAGFEQPLVLVAGLDEVLPPLALTSFIYDRWLVLRSTAWLQAHPQLQFPGDIDLAVQEVYGSEAVAAGPELIDAIEAAWPDHQAEEKEMVELARQAASEAAAPMDDEIADGGAQFGTRLGQDSQSIVPVTAEQLAALEEHGPFLAGHYLRITHRGLMRHARAQPWPPGWRDQSGLRHHRPLLVVDGAVTCFDARLDPELGLVIT